One stretch of Saccharomonospora xinjiangensis XJ-54 DNA includes these proteins:
- a CDS encoding lysophospholipid acyltransferase family protein codes for MLPLLIRGTLAPLARLVYRPDVEGAENVPSSGPVLFAPNHRSAIDTAVLSLVSPRPVRFLGKAEYFTGKGLRGRALASFLSALGYVPVERGNAMAGLAALDAAREVLEAGETFAIYPEGTRSLDGRLHRGHTGVGSLALETGATVVPVALSGTERLLPVGRKIPRFAKVRVRFGEPLDFSRYAGLGSSPAIRRAVTDEIMYSIMELSGLEYVDRYHERPASEAA; via the coding sequence GTGTTACCACTGCTGATCAGGGGTACGCTCGCGCCGCTGGCCAGGCTCGTCTACCGCCCCGACGTCGAGGGCGCTGAGAACGTGCCGTCATCCGGACCGGTGTTGTTCGCGCCCAACCACAGGTCCGCGATCGACACGGCCGTGCTCTCCCTCGTCTCGCCCCGGCCAGTGCGCTTCCTCGGCAAGGCGGAGTACTTCACGGGAAAAGGCCTACGCGGCCGGGCCCTCGCCTCGTTCCTCTCCGCGCTCGGCTACGTGCCCGTCGAGCGCGGCAACGCCATGGCCGGACTCGCCGCGCTCGACGCGGCACGTGAGGTGCTCGAAGCGGGCGAGACCTTCGCGATCTATCCGGAAGGCACCCGTTCACTCGACGGCAGGCTGCACAGGGGACACACCGGCGTCGGCAGTCTCGCGCTCGAAACAGGGGCCACGGTGGTGCCCGTGGCCCTGAGTGGCACGGAGCGGCTGCTGCCGGTGGGCAGGAAGATCCCCCGGTTCGCCAAGGTCCGGGTGCGCTTCGGCGAACCGCTCGACTTCTCCCGCTACGCCGGACTCGGCTCGTCGCCCGCGATCCGACGGGCCGTGACCGACGAGATCATGTACTCGATCATGGAGTTATCGGGCCTCGAATACGTGGACCGCTACCACGAACGCCCCGCGTCCGAAGCGGCATGA